The region CCCATCTTCGACAGCTGTTAAGTCTACTATCTGATCCCATTCACTTCCTCCAAAAGCGTTTTCCCAGAGTAATCTTCCGTCGGTAGATATTTCTGCGATCCACATATCCGCCGAACCATGGTTTATTTTGACATCACCATCAGCTGATTTTGACATTCCAGCAACTATATATCCATTCTTGGATTTTGCTACGCTGAAAGCTGCATCCCAATCAGTTCCACCGAAATTTCTGCTCCAGACAACATCTCCAGACTTATCAACTTTTACTACCCAGAAATCTTCCTGACCATCTATATTTATGCTGCCCGCAAAAATATATCCTTCATCTTCTATCACATCAAAAGCCGTCTCGTAACCATATGTACCGTAACATTTCTTCCATTGAAGTGTACCTTTGTTATCGAACTTCAAAAGCCAGACGTCTTGTTCTCCAAACTGTGCAAATAGCTCTCCAGAATCTGAATCGCTAAGTGCAAGAACTACAAATCCTCCGTCAGAAGCCGGCGTTAGTGAAACCGCACCATCAGTTCCCGTCCCACCAAATTCCTTTTCCCAGAGCAATTTCCCACCTTTGTCCATTCCAAGCAGTAAAACATCCTGATCGAAATCTTCTTTTGATCCTGTCCATCCAGCGATTACAAATGACCCATCATTTAACCTTGCTATATCATAGGCTATATCCCTTGATGTCCTGCCTATAAATTTCAACCACTCGACATCTTCTCTCGATTGCCTCGTTAAAGGTGAAACAAAAACCAATAATATGAGAAATATCCCAAATATTATGAGTGTCCAGAAAGATGAAAACCGTCCCATAAAACCACCTCTTTTTCATTTTACACCAGCCTTCGAAAAATATTTCTCCATCTCACCTAAATATTATTGATATAATTATAATTATTTTTGATATTTCCAGGCTTATTCCATATATATCAAAATAAAAACTCATATTTATGAAATTACACTTGACAAATTTCAAAGTATATGCTAAAATTTTTTCGGAGGTGGGAGCATGTTAGAATATCTACTCGCAAAGGCTCGTTTAGATGAACTTTTGAGAGAAGCTGAAACAGAAAGAATGTTGAAAAAGGCAAAAGATATCAAAGTTATAGAGGGCTCCAATATTG is a window of Pseudothermotoga elfii DSM 9442 = NBRC 107921 DNA encoding:
- a CDS encoding PKD domain-containing protein produces the protein MGRFSSFWTLIIFGIFLILLVFVSPLTRQSREDVEWLKFIGRTSRDIAYDIARLNDGSFVIAGWTGSKEDFDQDVLLLGMDKGGKLLWEKEFGGTGTDGAVSLTPASDGGFVVLALSDSDSGELFAQFGEQDVWLLKFDNKGTLQWKKCYGTYGYETAFDVIEDEGYIFAGSINIDGQEDFWVVKVDKSGDVVWSRNFGGTDWDAAFSVAKSKNGYIVAGMSKSADGDVKINHGSADMWIAEISTDGRLLWENAFGGSEWDQIVDLTAVEDGYIAAGVSWSEEIVGKERKADFVMIKFDINGKVQFFRTYGGSSDDIVQKILVTEDGYVLAGTSWSDDGDVAGKHKGSDYWLIKVDKDGELIWQKCFGGDMDEVAYALENSKSGFLIGGISYSYAAGIAGRSHGGGDVFIVKTK